The genomic window TGGCATCACCGGTCGTGTCTGGAATAATGACGATGGCACAGTGGAAATTCTCGCTCAGGCAGACTCTTCTGCCACCATGGCAAAATTTATACAAGAAATCCGAAAAGGTCCGACACCCTTTTCAAAAGTTACCTATCTAGATGTACAAATGAGCAACTTTTCATCCTATCCAGACTTCAAAGTCGCAAATTAGGTCTCTAGAACTATTGTATATTTTACAAAAAAACAGTAGAATAGAAAGGTATAATTTTTAAAGAAGGAATGAAAACATTGAAATCTATTAAACGTTTTGCCCTCTCAGCTATGGGAGTGGCTATGCTACTCGTCTTGACAGGCTGTGTCCAAGTAGACAAAGCAACAGGACAACCTACTGGTTTTATCTGGAACACTATCGGATCGCCTATGGCAGAGGCTATCAAGTACTTCGCTACTGATAAAGATCTAGGCTTTGGTGTGGCTATCATTATCGTAACCATTATCGTACGTTTGATTATTTTGCCACTTGGTATCTACCAATCATGGAAGGCAACGCTTCACTCTGAAAAGATGAATGCTCTCAAACATGTGCTCGAACCACATCAAACACGCCTTAAAGAGGCAACAACTCAGGAAGAAAAACTAGAAGCACAACAGGCTCTCTTTGCTGCACAAAAAGAAAACGGCATCAGCATGTTCGGTGGTGTAGGATGCTTCCCTCTCCTCATTCAGATGCCTTTCTTCTCTGCTATCTACTTTGCAGCCCAGTATACTGATGGAGTATCTAGCTCTACCTTCTTGGGTATCAATCTCGGTTCCCCAAGTATAATCCTTGTCGCCTTCGCTGGTATCCTCTACTATCTCCAATCACTCCTTTCACTTCACGGAGTAGAAGACGAGAT from Streptococcus oralis includes these protein-coding regions:
- the yidC gene encoding membrane protein insertase YidC is translated as MKSIKRFALSAMGVAMLLVLTGCVQVDKATGQPTGFIWNTIGSPMAEAIKYFATDKDLGFGVAIIIVTIIVRLIILPLGIYQSWKATLHSEKMNALKHVLEPHQTRLKEATTQEEKLEAQQALFAAQKENGISMFGGVGCFPLLIQMPFFSAIYFAAQYTDGVSSSTFLGINLGSPSIILVAFAGILYYLQSLLSLHGVEDEMQRDQLKKMIYMSPLTIVVFSLFAPASVTLYWVVGGFMMILQQFIVNYVVRPKLRQKVREEFAKNPPKASSASTTGGRKDITPNQATAITTTKKHKKRNAGKQHSRK
- a CDS encoding acylphosphatase, whose protein sequence is MQKVRMIAQGRVQGVGFRWGVYTLALEIGGITGRVWNNDDGTVEILAQADSSATMAKFIQEIRKGPTPFSKVTYLDVQMSNFSSYPDFKVAN